In a single window of the Nicotiana tomentosiformis chromosome 10, ASM39032v3, whole genome shotgun sequence genome:
- the LOC104085828 gene encoding ethylene-responsive transcription factor ERF118-like has product MKSQKRTPKKSLFPGVRSRKNGKFCAEIKHPFNKKIIWLGTFITAEEAYEVYKSKKLEFDKKVMAKNAKKSKKSENSEEETCSSNKSNGVEERSNSSAGEEQEIGNNSDEELLMGQWVQISEEKEVYFSSKLGVPIVDNYGFLLGEFSELDDLRFCM; this is encoded by the coding sequence ATGAAATCACAAAAAAGAACACCAAAGAAGTCATTGTTCCCTGGGGTTAGAAGTAGAAAAAATGGGAAATTTTGTGCTGAGATTAAACACCCATTTAACAAGAAAATAATTTGGTTGGGTACTTTTATTACTGCTGAAGAAGCTTATGAAGTTTACAAGTCTAAGAAGCTTGAATTTGACAAAAAAGTGAtggccaaaaatgcaaagaaGAGCAAGAAGTCTGAAAATTCTGAAGAAGAAACTTGTTCTAGTAATAAATCAAATGGGGTCGAAGAAAGAAGCAATTCTAGTGCAGGGGAAGAACAAGAAATTGGGAATAACAGTGATGAAGAATTGTTGATGGGGCAGTGGGTACAAATTTCAGAAGAAAAAGAAGTTTATTTTTCATCGAAATTAGGGGTTCCAATTGTTGATAATTATGGATTTTTGTTAGGTGAATTTAGTGAATTGGATGATCTTAGATTCTGTATGTGA